In a genomic window of Leishmania donovani BPK282A1 complete genome, chromosome 32:
- a CDS encoding phosphatidylinositol 3-related kinase, putative translates to MEAVIDDEGLEPAAVRQRTERGVWSPSNNSRHDSAGIRDELAGIGEQIKTLQFQLSSNLSPETKVSEVVTQTLWDLLWRLRTFLFLASPSAAHQWRIGGALFNVYCRRHYGRDAAHVAIALRLYLVLLRFTAVCPAAALHGCLTLFGVLAVLNDPRLRPWKDTSERLLEGFLFVSRALHRSENNVFAQLINVAFELLSEVTAHFNGSAAETESALFLQLSVEPAAELLSQTEGSLPPSASPKSASGAESRARRLQELFSTCTCVETLYEARCIQVCLLRLVVRLSEERLLLSLSPDRVGLLCDVACHLVSSAVPGAEGGVVNRVQHDAAWHTLRHFAVVDRRLLPHIQGPLILSVLAAQWSRRGAQTCSSIFNITVAEKALFDWCRRLSTEELDSLVVAAYHRGGVGPDGQDAMTECLAQMWEVGVQWCADLYTSPSTAVDGIVANTASCSASSVSAMVTLQQWVWLCERVFRSTVAQRSAFAGLTRMGEPKLLAAYDHQLQLLVSELPLSSLTASLLCTQLPSFAVESELAFLPSRILSFFNGQALIACVAEVVDRAKNCIDVSAYRLLEANALAVQSRLKVSSSVVQCDAAAFQSALAETLQVMQHHDAPSYSLLVQAIIVLVHAFPVDSENGEVRKSDTVARVMQALDNSISSRHNGSYAALEVAAPLWHMLDRETAATLFRAGSGLGWTRRLLALPPQTATSATTAELFLCRAAGLAEALQHALEETMLRDGASTSRSTSHSPAPKALPGAVAARGQMPGRLRRVYESIASHFPVVVQLLQTLGALLTTLQRDAQWWRCMRNGKGGTYAEASGAIVALGNFFRHATSILVLLLDAKYRFAVIAGSEAGKGCNGALAGAAPICERSSTTKQPLAQAATVVDVDDDDNADGVFEENEEAKKPHRHRKATASGATLSSKTGKASAKAAVGGAPQASNLSQQSIAKTKQLEKIVQLNRSKLLPALLAFTRRFVYEGKGRGASPDADEVQNEDGRSSQRAAGSVRNHASALECALLSLAYTSLALSPPFSLNDVNELFSLASVGAYNVKDSILYCALRELVLWSPQLACRECEAGDSAMPTLLLVRLSGTEQLLSTVLSARRDGNTTYIAECGAQILQLLWFGRRFFQRAGDTRAEAADKPEREQRLSLTDASAAVQEDCMAASERVTQEGYAWLCLCFDLYAVYHSVRPAHNDTALAVMGLCVETARGVMAVFSWSATDLLRFRERPFVFSSFFKAIVDKEDRDMKVILTSSLDVLGRYVISAGVDQAGGGTVAATATMSTVVPGDGVTRAKLKHLMDQEKIADWRAAAGALAYALYAYGGKPAAKQMLYLAEAASYAKKSIQDVPSMVRSTIHFVAFHIVSLEADAQMLAYDRRCHSGRDHRRCLSGAAAVHAPLAVVGGSAHSLFVCDRSEGGDGAEAVGVEDASASPPERTTTGELHAAEGDGGDASASKEVLDGIAFSVFERALEQLVTLGEAAETASAVENSLRKPVVRAVAAEELRKNMFAVLDAVYKAIRIEPAVACRSEGADATDKEEASAAPPVSLRTRRRWLLGLASFIRFMGPQTTPIALMLPTLLGHCARFPSLLPSVCIVWRELICACTDEYLAESAAAIVLSLVSLEQQAALESESKGLLLCALRHLYTRTEAAEFWDSYKVVLGTFSELVRATLHSRHSGCAEAAERSEESRRDSAHVLLLGFASVMRSGSLQSSTVFVRALYQYLCAADEATRRQLSHAAADHPEVLQTLLRCTEADADSALYAMRCISILGAVAAPNAAASTGARWATKTADDERRSSLALSSASALDAWNRMTWTQSFYLDAETVLNWRKFSFTLLRDYFPRVFASTADPVLHNCIAFAVQELIRASTRQERLQHKGVELRREDIVHVDELDRYIWWMRLTPHVKQLLGGFTTTRYSLTVNWQTRLRSPEYTPSLEYRRWLFAFFNHLVMSCEGWFAEMVQPLRNVAKKNASLVLYLLPYLVVHILESGKVEDVQYIEHEVKAVLEAAAGGPNVAVLSLRSQSIYEASPETLSQEEPREHAHTVLSLLEDVEQLRWTLLRNRGRVTCVFEPQEQTESLCIRLAEMYGDFLRGIPWPLRCRAALRIGSHIRALRSVESQRRIPGLASVIAAVPLQRIFAALKDRESSRSIHRASPGLSLEDTAFSFENNGDWLSALGSSELVLQHRPHSGQHQLTALHCMNELGELYMTSRYAASLLASASVSDSDVRGFEAKEYLSGAALKGRSTFSQMVSEAPGGAAAVSDFAQLRHHVQAYANEAAWRLGQWDTLLPSSTAASAATAPVNSGMPTVGSDGGRSVSLAMPAAYLQRALSGNGSLAFVRCVTDKERAKVVPLVRTPCQEDLTAQGYTVTLLLHALGDVDAVSELCARAFITNGSGHHCCGDGSDASQSSAPMMKLAAPLLPSSVKEEIASLLSRRESYVEDTIAAREPLLALHRLIYRELDMPQKVAETWLKQSELLRNGGLGEAALTAARQAAFECREHVTATSYYVLVANLLHDTQSPTPAMEFARECVADARIPATTRAQLQILLTNWLIETGSERPEHIFAEYEKARELDRKSELVHHQMALFYDHLHTLASNASEGAAAQLTAAATSPTSSSTANVSAAVMYNAALQHQKEMVDSIQRCATRAIVHFGEALLRGVEKASVSLPRMLTLWLDSAVFLGGLMGTTVGKLDGTTSAVLGEMNNRIREFVLSTVRPVIPPAVVMTALPQLLSRLGHPVTAVRNVLTDIVLHLMDHFPQQCLWLVLPMALSKEGPKEVVETQIIKPFADNPRNERVLRHAKILCDTLLTICNCSASLFPKEKGLTQLSPVQKITPMLATAKFIVPVLSNLTPDIRASSSEDVFPTAPCFDHFDDRVVVMRSLQKPKRIWVHTNDGREMSFLCKAKDEPRKDIRMMEVAALMNSFFLSDPEAKRKRFSLRRYAITALSDDCAVIEWLNDTTPLAKVAMECYALDRSGVHISSVKKWMALVDEKKMSKMELFTKYILPEAPPVMHQWLDRTFASNQSWYEARTLFTQSTALWSIAGHIVGLGDRHAENLMIDMERGELMHVDFACMFDKGEKLEVPEQVRFRLTQNLTDVMGVLGAYGPFQATCEVALRCEMKNKSAVMSIIETLLHEPLMEWRRQSSRSHSSNGPKQLMERVARRLDGFLDLYSVPAQRDTLSLNVESQVAKLIHHSSDLNNLSQMYIWWMAWI, encoded by the coding sequence ATGGAAGCTGTCATTGACGACGAGGGCCTCGagccagcggcggtgcggcagcgcacggaGAGGGGTGTCTGGTCACCCAGCAATAACAGCCGACACGACAGCGCTGGCATCCGCGATGAGTTGGCTGGCATTGGCGAACAGATCAAAACGCTTCAGTTCCAGCTTAGTAGCAACCTCTCTCCCGAAACAAAGGTATCAGAGGTCGTCACGCAGACTCTGTGGGACTTGTTGTGGCGGCTACGCAcgtttctcttcctcgcctccCCGTCTGCGGCGCATCAGTGGAGGATCGGCGGGGCACTCTTCAATGTGTATTGTCGCCGCCACTACGGCAGGGATGCGGCCCACGTCGCAATCGCGCTTCGGCTATACTTGGTCCTCTTGCGTTTCACTGCTGTCTGcccagccgccgcgctccACGGCTGCCTCACTCTCTTTGGTGTACTGGCAGTGCTAAACGACCCTCGTCTGAGGCCATGGAAGGACACGTCTGAGAGGCTTCTCGAGggctttctttttgtgtcACGGGCGCTGCACCGCAGTGAGAATAATGTCTTCGCGCAACTCATTAACGTCGCATTCGAGCTGCTCTCGGAGGTCACGGCGCACTTCAACggctcggcagcggagacggagagTGCGCTGTTCCTCCAGCTCTCCGTGGAGCCCGCAGCGGAGCTGTTGTCGCAGACAGAAGGCTCACTGCCGCCTTCCGCTTCGCCGAAATCGGCATCGGGCGCGGAAAGCcgagcgcggcggcttcAGGAGCTGTTCTCCACCTGCACCTGCGTGGAGACCCTGTACGAGGCGCGTTGCATTCAGGTCTGCCTGTTGCGGCTGGTCGTGCGTCTCAGCGAAGAGCGCCTGcttctttcgctttctcCCGACCGCGTGGGTCTTCTCTGTGACGTCGCCTGCCACCTCGTCTCTAGCGCAGTCCCCGGCGCTGAGGGTGGCGTGGTGAACCGCGTGCAGCACGATGCGGCGTGGCACACTCTTCGCCACTTCGCGGTAGTAGATCGTCGCCTGCTTCCGCACATACAGGGTCCTCTCATCTTGTCCGTCTTGGCGGCTCAGTGGAGCCGTCGAGGGGCACAAACGTGTTCGTCCATCTTCAACATAACGGTTGCGGAAAAGGCGCTGTTCGACTGGTGCCGGCGCCTCAGCACGGAGGAGCTTGACTcgctcgtcgtcgctgcgtATCACCGCGGCGGAGTGGGGCCTGATGGCCAAGACGCGATGACGGAGTGTCTCGCGCAGATGTGGGAAGTGGGGGTGCAGTGGTGCGCGGATTTATACACCAGCCCTAGTACGGCCGTTGACGGTATTGTTGCAAACACCGCGTCCTGCTCGGCGAGCAGTGTTTCCGCCATGgtcacgctgcagcagtgggtATGGCTATGTGAGAGGGTGTTTCGCAGCACGGTGGCGCAGAGGAGTGCGTTCGCAGGGCTAACGCGAATGGGTGAACCGAAGCTGCTCGCGGCGTACGACCACCAGTTGCAGCTTCTGGTGAGTGAGCTACCTCTCTCGTCGTTGACCGCCTCGCTACTGtgcacgcagctgccgtcgttTGCGGTGGAATCGGAGTTGGCTTTTCTGCCGAGCCGGATCCTATCCTTTTTCAACGGGCAAGCACTGATTGCGTGTGTCGCGGAAGTAGTGGACCGCGCGAAGAACTGTATCGATGTCTCCGCCTACCGTTTGCTAGAGGCTAATGCACTTGCAGTTCAGTCACGTCTCAAGGTGTCCTCATCGGTGGTCCAgtgcgacgccgcagccTTTCAGAGTGCTCTGGCGGAGACGCTGCAGGTGATGCAGCACCACGATGCGCCGTCCTACAGCCTCCTTGTGCAAGCCATCATTGTCCTGGTGCACGCCTTTCCAGTAGACTCGGAGAACGGAGAGGTTCGCAAGTCCGACACTGTGGCGCGCGTCATGCAGGCGCTCGATAATAGTATCTCCTCTCGACACAACGGGAGTTATGCAGCTCTGGAggtcgctgcgccgctgtggcaCATGCTGGATCGAGAGACCGCCGCGACCCTTTTTCGTGCAGGTTCAGGGCTTGGATGGACTCGGCgactgctggcgctgccccCGCAAACCGCGACATCGGCGACAACAGCCGAGTTGTTTCTGTGCCGAGCTGCTGGACTCGCCGAAGCACTTCAGCACGCGCTGGAGGAGACGATGCTGAGAGATGGTGCCTCGACATCTCGCTCCACTTCGCATTCCCCCGCCCCTAAAGCTCTTCCTGGTGCCGTGGCGGCCCGTGGGCAGATGCCGGGACGCCTGCGGCGTGTGTACGAGTCGATTGCGAGTCATTTTCCCGTTGTTGTGCAACTGCTTCAGACTCTGGGCGCTCTTCTCACAACACTCCAGCGCGACGcgcagtggtggcgctgcatGCGTAACGGCAAAGGCGGCACGTATGCTGAGGCTAGCGGAGCCATAGTGGCTTTAGGAAATTTCTTTCGCCACGCCACTAGCAtcctcgtgctgctgctggacgccaAGTACCGGTTCGCTGTCATCGCTGGTTCTGAGGCTGGCAAGGGGTGCAACGGCGCCTTGGCTGGTGCAGCACCGATCTGTGAGCGGAGTAGCACTACGAAACAGCCTCTGGCacaggcggcgacggtcgTGGAtgtggacgacgacgataACGCGGACGGCGTCTTCGAGGAAAACGAGGAAGCAAAGAAGCCGCATCGACACCGAAAGGCAACAGCGAGCGGCGCCACGCTCAGCTCGAAGACAGGAAAGGCTTCAGCTAAAGCAGCTGTGGGCGGTGCACCGCAGGCCTCTAACTTATCCCAGCAGTCGATCGCGAAAACGAAGCAACTGGAGAAGATTGTGCAGCTGAACAGGTCGAAGCTCTTGCCCGCTCTGCTCGCCTTCACCCGGCGCTTCGTGTATGAAGGAAAGGGTAGAGGTGCATCACCTGACGCAGACGAGGTGCAAAACGAGGATGGCCGTTCTAGTCAGCGAGCGGCGGGGAGCGTGCGCAACCACGCAAGTGCCCTCGAGTGCGCGCTGCTTTCTCTGGCTTACACTTCCCTTGCGCTGTCCCCTCCTTTTTCGCTGAACGACGTGAACGAACTCTTCAGCCTCGCCTCTGTGGGCGCGTACAATGTGAAGGACAGTATCCTCTACTGCGCACTGCGCGAACTGGTGCTGTGGAGTCCACAATTGGCGTGCCGGGAGTGCGAAGCGGGCGATTCTGCgatgccgacgctgctgctaGTGCGACTCTCTGGGActgagcagctgctgtcAACGGTACTTTCAGCGAGGCGAGATGGCAACACTACATACATCGCCGAATGCGGCGCGCAGATCCTACAGCTGCTGTGGTTCGGCCGACGTTTTTTCCAGCGCGCTGGTGATACACGGGCAGAAGCGGCTGATAAGccggagagagagcagcgactGTCACTTACAGATGCgtccgcagcggtgcaggaGGACTGCATGGCCGCCTCTGAACGGGTGACACAGGAGGGATATGCGTGGCTGTGCCTCTGCTTCGACCTCTACGCGGTGTATCACAGTGTACGCCCCGCGCACAACGACACCGCTTTGGCTGTCATGGGCCTGTGCGTTGAGACAGCGCGGGGTGTGATGGCGGTGTTTTCGTGGTCGGCCACCGATCTCCTGCGCTTCCGCGAACGGCCATTTGTGTTTTCGTCCTTTTTCAAGGCTATCGTGGACAAGGAAGACCGCGACATGAAGGTCATCTTGACATCGTCACTGGATGTCCTGGGGCGCTATGTCATCTCGGCAGGTGTGGACCAAGCTGGTGGTGGAACCGTAGCGGCGACAGCCACGATGTCCACTGTTGTGCCGGGCGACGGCGTCACACGAGCGAAGCTGAAGCACCTCATGGACCAAGAAAAGATTGCTGACTGgagagccgcagcaggggCGCTGGCGTACGCCCTCTACGCGTACGGCGGCAAGCCGGCCGCGAAGCAAATGCTGTACCTtgcagaggcggcgagcTACGCCAAGAAGAGTATCCAGGACGTGCCGTCGATGGTGCGGTCGACGATCCACTTTGTTGCGTTTCACATTGTATCCCTCGAGGCGGATGCCCAGATGCTGGCGTACGACCGTAGGTGTCACAGTGGGCGAGATCACCGACGCTGCCTGAGCGGGGCAGCAGCTGTGCACGCCCCTCTTGCGGTCGTGGGAGGGTCCGCCCACTCACTCTTCGTCTGCGACCGGTCGGaaggaggcgacggtgcggAAGCAGTGGGCGTCGAAGACGCAAGcgcgtcaccaccagagcGCACGACCACcggcgagctgcacgccGCGGAGGGTGACGGAGGTGACGCGTCGGCCAGCAAGGAGGTACTCGACGGTATAGCGTTTTCGGTCTTCGAGCGGGCACTGGAGCAGTTGGTGACGCtgggcgaggcggccgagaCAGCTTCCGCGGTGGAGAACTCGCTGCGAAAGCCGGTGGTGcgtgcagtggcggcggaggagctaCGCAAGAATATGTTTGCCGTGCTGGACGCCGTCTACAAGGCCATCCGCATCGAACCTGCGGTTGCTTGCCGCAGCGAGGGCGCCGACGCGACCGACAAAGAGGAAGCaagcgccgcgccacccgTGTCGCTTCGGACGCGGCGTCGATGGCTGCTTGGCTTGGCATCTTTTATTCGTTTTATGGGTCCGCAGACGACGCCGATcgcgctgatgctgccgACGCTACTGGGTCACTGTGCCCGCTTTCCCAGCCTGCTCCCATCGGTGTGCATTGTGTGGAGGGAGCTGATCTGCGCCTGCACAGACGAGTACCTCGCGGAgtcggccgccgccatcgtcctGAGCCTCGTGAGCCTCGAGCAGCAAGCTGCCCTCGAGAGTGAGTCGAAGGGACTCTTGCTCTGTGCCCTACGCCACCTGTACACCcgcacggaggcggcagagttTTGGGACTCGTACAAGGTGGTTCTCGGAACCTTCAGCGAACTGGTGCGTGCCACCCTTCACTCGCGACACTCCGGCTGCGCCGAGGCCGCGGAACGATCGGAAGAGAGTCGCCGAGACAGCGCGCACGTTCTCCTCCTGGGGTTTGCATCTGTCATGCGATCTGGCTCGCTGCAGTCGAGCACCGTCTTTGTCCGCGCCCTCTACCAGTACCTCTGCGCTGCAGATGAAGCAACGCGCCGGCAGCTGTCccacgcggccgccgaccACCCAGAGGTGTTGCAGACACTACTGCGATGCACGGAGGCCGACGCTGACAGCGCCCTGTACGCCATGCGGTGCATTAGCATTCTCGGAGCCGTCGCTGCACCGAatgcggcagcgtcgacagGCGCGCGGTGGGCCACTAAGACTGCCGATGACGAGCGGCGAAGCTCATTGGCCCTCTCCTCGGCGTCTGCTCTTGACGCGTGGAACCGGATGACGTGGACGCAGTCCTTCTACCTGGACGCGGAGACGGTTCTGAACTGGCGCAAGTTCTCGTTTACACTGCTGAGGGACTACTTCCCTCGGGTGTTCGCAAGCACAGCAGACCCGGTGCTGCACAATTGCATCGCCTTTGCGGTGCAGGAGCTGATTCGTGCCTCGACTCGGCAAGAGCGTCTTCAGCACAAGGGGgtcgagctgcgccgcgaggaTATCGTGCACGTCGACGAGCTGGACCGTTATATCTGGTGGATGCGCCTGACGCCGCATGTGAAGCAGCTCCTGGGCGGGTTCACGACAACGCGGTACTCGCTGACAGTGAACTGGCAGACGCGCCTCCGCTCGCCGGAGTACACGCCGTCGCTTGAGTATCGGCGCTGGCTCTTTGCCTTCTTCAACCATCTTGTCATGTCCTGCGAGGGCTGGTTCGCGGAGATGGTGCAACCACTACGGAACGTCGCCAAGAAGAATGCCTCTCTCGTGCTCTACTTACTGCCGTACCTAGTGGTGCATATCCTGGAATCCGGCAAGGTGGAGGACGTCCAGTACATCGAGCACGAGGTGAAAGCGGTActcgaggccgccgccgggggGCCGAACGTCGCTGTCTTGTCACTCCGGTCGCAGAGCATCTACGAGGCGAGTCCTGAGACCCTGTCACAGGAGGAGCCgcgcgagcacgcacacaccgtGCTCAGTCTTCTCGAAGATGTagagcagctgcggtggacgctgctgcgcaatcGCGGACGCGTCACGTGTGTCTTCGAGCCGCAAGAGCAGACGGAGAGCCTGTGCATCCGCCTTGCCGAGATGTATGGCGACTTCCTGCGCGGTATCCCGTGGCCGCTACGTTGCCGTGCTGCCCTCCGCATCGGCAGCCACATTCGGGCCCTCCGCAGCGTCGAGAGTCAACGCCGCATTCCTGGGCTGGCGTCCGTCatagcagcggtgccgctgcagcgcatttTCGCGGCGCTAAAAGATCGCGAATCTTCCCGCTCCATTCACCGCGCCTCGCCTGGACTCTCGTTGGAAGACACGGCCTTCTCCTTTGAGAACAACGGCGACTGGCTGTCCGCGCTGGGGAGCTCGGAACTGGTCTTGCAGCATCGCCCGCACAGCGGGCAGCACCAGCTGACAGCGCTGCACTGCATGAATGAACTGGGGGAGCTCTACATGACCTCGCGCTACGCGGCCTCCCTGCTAGCTTCCGCGTCGGTATCCGACAGTGACGTGCGAGGGTTCGAGGCGAAGGAGTACTTGTCAGGTGCCGCGCTCAAAGGCAGGTCGACTTTTTCACAGATGGTGAGTGAGGCAccaggaggagcagcagcggtcaGCGActttgcgcagctgcgccaccacgtGCAGGCGTACGCGAACGAGGCGGCGTGGCGACTCGGCCAGTGggacacgctgctgccgtcgagcACGGCTGCTAGCGCGGCCACTGCGCCGGTGAACTCGGGGATGCCTACAGTGGGGTCTGACGGGGGTCGGTCGGTGAGCCTTGCCATGCCCGCCGCGTATCTCCAGCGAGCCCTGTCAGGAAACGGCTCTCTTGCCTTTGTACGGTGCGTAACCGACAAGGAGCGTGCCAAAGTGGTGCCTCTGGTTCGAACTCCGTGCCAGGAAGACCTGACGGCGCAGGGCTACACTGTCACGCTGCTCTTGCATGCACTCGGCGATGTGGATGCCGTGTCGGAGCTGTGCGCCAGAGCCTTCATCACAAACGGCAGCGGTCACCACTGCTGCGGGGACGGCTCCGACGCGTCCCAGTCGAGTGCGCCAATGATGAAACTGGCTGCACCGCTTCTGCCGTCATCGGTGAAGGAAGAAATTGCGAGCCTCTTGTCACGACGGGAGTCCTACGTAGAGGACACCATCGCAGCCCGCGAGCCGCTACTTGCGCTTCATCGCCTCATCTACCGCGAGCTAGACATGCCGCAGAAGGTGGCGGAGACGTGGCTGAAGCAGtccgagctgctgcgcaacggCGGTCTCGGCGAGGCAGCCCTGACAGCGGCCCGCCAAGCGGCTTTCGAGTGCCGGGAGCACGTGACGGCGACCAGCTACTACGTCTTGGTGGCGAACCTGTTGCACGATACCCAGTCGCCGACACCAGCGATGGAGTTCGCACGCGAGTGCGTGGCTGATGCACGTatccccgccaccacccgcgcacagctgcagatATTGCTCACGAACTGGCTGATTGAGACGGGTTCGGAGCGGCCGGAGCATATCTTTGCCGAGTACGAGAAGGCGCGCGAGCTGGACCGCAAGTCGGAGCTGGTTCATCACCAAATGGCGCTCTTCTACGATCATCTGCATACCCTCGCCAGCAACGCAAGcgagggcgcagcagcccagctaacagcggcggccacgtcACCGAcatcgagcagcaccgcgaaTGTGTCGGCGGCGGTCATGTATAacgcggcactgcagcaccagAAGGAGATGGTGGACTCTATCCAAAGGTGTGCGACACGCGCCATCGTCCACTTCGGCGAGGCTCTACTGCGCGGAGTCGAGAAAGCGTCGGTAtcgctgccgcgcatgcTCACCTTGTGGCTCGACAGCGCCGTGTTTCTTGGCGGCCTGATGGGCACGACTGTTGGCAAGCTGGACGGCACTACCTCGGCGGTCCTGGGGGAGATGAACAATCGAATTCGGGAGTTCGTGCTGAGCACGGTGCGGCCGGTCATCCCTCCAGCTGTCGTGATGacggcactgccgcagcttcTTTCCCGCCTCGGTCATCCCGTGACAGCGGTGCGCAACGTCTTGACGGACATCGTGCTGCACCTTATGGATCACTTTCCGCAGCAGTGCCTCTGGCTGGTGCTCCCGATGGCGCTGAGCAAGGAGGGGCCCAAAGAAGTGGTGGAGACGCAGATCATCAAACCTTTCGCCGACAACCCTCGCAACGAGCGGGTGTTGCGGCACGCAAAAATCCTCTGCGACACTCTGTTGACCATCTGCAACTGCTCTGCCAGCCTCTTTCCGAAAGAGAAGGGGCTCACGCAGCTCAGCCCCGTACAGAAGATCACCCCAATGCTGGCCACGGCCAAGTTTATCGTGCCCGTGCTGTCGAACTTGACCCCGGACATTCGCGCGAGCTCCAGCGAAGACGTATTTCCCACGGCGCCGTGCTTTGACCACTTCGACGATCGCGTGGTCGTCATGCGGTCGCTGCAGAAGCCGAAGCGGATTTGGGTGCACACAAACGACGGCCGCGAGATGTCGTTCCTGTGCAAGGCGAAGGATGAGCCTCGCAAGGACATCCGTATgatggaggtggcggcgctcatgaactccttcttcctctccgacccggaggcgaagcggaaGCGCTTCTCGCTACGCCGCTACGCCATCACCGCTCTCAGCGACGACTGCGCCGTGATTGAGTGGCTCAACGATACAACACCGCTGGCCAAGGTGGCGATGGAGTGCTACGCATTGGACCGCTCCGGCGTGCACATCTCCTCCGTCAAGAAGTGGATGGCCCTGGTGGATGAGAAGAAGATGAGCAAGATGGAGCTTTTTACCAAGTACATCTTGCCCGAGGCGCCTCCCGTAATGCATCAGTGGCTGGACCGGACGTTTGCGAGCAACCAGAGCTGGTACGAGGCGCGCACGCTTTTCACGCAGTCCACAGCACTCTGGAGCATCGCTGGCCACATTGTGGGACTCGGTGACCGACACGCAGAGAACTTGATGATTGACATGGAGCGCGGCGAGCTGATGCACGTAGACTTTGCGTGCATGTTCGACAAGGGCGAGAAGCTGGAGGTGCCGGAGCAGGTGCGCTTCCGACTCACGCAGAACCTGACGGACGTGATGGGTGTGCTCGGTGCCTACGGTCCTTTCCAGGCCACGTGCGAGGTGGCACTGAGGTGTGAGATGAAGAACAAAAGTGCCGTCATGTCCATCATTGAGACGCTTCTCCACGAGCCACTGAtggagtggcggcggcagagcagtCGCTCACACTCGTCGAACGGTCCGAAGCAGCTCATGGAGCGTGTAGCACGTCGGCTTGATGGGTTTCTCGACCTGTACTCGGTCCCCGCTCAGCGTGATACGCTGTCGCTGAATGTGGAGAGCCAGGTGGCGAAGCTTATTCACCACTCCTCCGACCTGAACAACCTCTCGCAGATGTATATTTGGTGGATGGCGTGGATTTGA